In Microbulbifer celer, a single window of DNA contains:
- a CDS encoding efflux RND transporter permease subunit translates to MSTLDNKGRSHKRHAVDTHHGPIAWMANNHVTANLLMLVLILGGLVFSFTIKKEVFPEFSLDMVSVSISYPGASPEEVERGVLVAAEQAVQGLVGIKELRGSAGEGSASLTLELEEDADPNQVYQNVQAAIDRITTFPSDIERPRVSLTERKRDVLDLVVHGNVDDRTLRQYVMHVHDQLEAHPDITQLEAYGVRDYEVAIEIHRDDLRRYNLSLPEVAQLVSNAAVDVPAGGVKSEAGEILVRVTERRDWARQFGDITVARSPGGGTVRLKDIATIRDALVDEPRNMVFNGEPAAGIDVYRIGDQTPMSVSDATHEVLDELKQTLPPGIQVSVRDDDSEIFKERLSLLLKNGFLGLLLVFVVLGAFLELRLAFWVTLGIPTSFLGALLFLPAMDISINMVSMFAFIIALGIVVDDAIIAGENIHEWRQKGYSNLEAAVAGARQVSVPLTFAILTNIVAFLPLMELPGFMGKIFGIIPFVVASVFVISWIEALYILPGHLAHSKRGYKSRTARRFAARQKMLARSLDRFVEKRFKPALDTCVKHRYITIAVSVAILIFMSAYAGSGRMGFTLMPKVERDSGRVEVVFPPGTAEADLNRARQQIMGAADRILEEVGRDGFFIGMRGLVRDDQVQVDVYLTPGDQREVSTGDFVRRWRQEVGPVPGALSSSFASDRGGPGAGPALTVELRHTDTDLLEEAAAQLATALREFPAVGDIDSGVSLGKRQLDLTLTDTAKSLGLNAEDIGRQLRASLYGAEAMRQQRGRDQVKVMVRLPESERVTLDDVNNIMIQAADGIWLPLPDLVEVDQGRAYATINRRAGRRVTTVTAEVVPADQAALVINELNQSVMPRLQAQYPGLSISYEGRQRDEREGLASLGLTFTLTLAALYFLLAIPLKSYIQPLTVMVAIPFGVIGALLGHLIMGYGLSMVSLLGMVALAGVVINDTLVMIEYGNRLREEGTPITEAIKAAAARRFRPIILTTVTTFCGLMPMIFETSVQAKFMIPMAVSLGYGILAATTISLLLVPCLYLMFSKDIPALFGLLKSKTQGKVAS, encoded by the coding sequence ATGAGTACCCTCGACAATAAAGGCCGCAGCCACAAGCGTCATGCCGTGGATACCCACCACGGCCCCATCGCCTGGATGGCCAACAATCATGTCACCGCCAATCTGTTGATGCTGGTGCTGATTCTCGGCGGCCTGGTGTTTTCCTTCACCATCAAGAAAGAGGTATTTCCCGAGTTCAGCCTGGATATGGTCTCGGTCAGTATTTCCTATCCCGGTGCCAGCCCGGAGGAAGTCGAGCGCGGTGTGCTCGTGGCCGCGGAGCAGGCGGTACAGGGGCTGGTGGGTATCAAGGAGCTGCGCGGCAGCGCTGGCGAAGGCAGCGCTTCGTTGACGCTGGAGTTGGAAGAAGATGCCGATCCCAACCAGGTCTACCAGAATGTGCAGGCGGCGATCGATCGGATTACTACCTTCCCGTCCGACATCGAGCGCCCCCGAGTGAGCTTGACCGAACGAAAGCGGGATGTGTTGGATCTGGTGGTGCACGGCAACGTGGATGATCGCACCCTGCGTCAGTACGTCATGCATGTGCACGACCAGCTGGAGGCGCATCCGGATATCACCCAGCTCGAAGCCTACGGTGTGCGCGATTACGAAGTAGCGATAGAGATCCACCGCGATGATCTGCGCCGTTACAACCTGTCCCTACCTGAAGTCGCACAGCTGGTCAGTAACGCCGCGGTGGATGTGCCGGCGGGCGGGGTGAAATCCGAGGCCGGTGAAATTCTGGTGCGGGTGACCGAGCGCCGGGACTGGGCGCGCCAGTTTGGCGATATCACCGTTGCCCGCAGTCCGGGAGGCGGGACTGTACGTCTCAAGGATATCGCCACCATCCGCGATGCGTTGGTGGATGAGCCGCGCAATATGGTATTCAACGGCGAGCCCGCCGCGGGTATCGATGTATACCGCATTGGCGATCAGACCCCCATGAGTGTCAGTGATGCCACGCACGAAGTGCTCGACGAATTGAAGCAGACCCTGCCGCCGGGCATTCAGGTCAGCGTGCGCGATGACGATTCTGAAATTTTTAAAGAGCGCCTGTCGCTGCTGTTGAAAAACGGCTTTCTCGGCTTGCTGTTGGTTTTTGTGGTGCTGGGGGCATTTCTGGAATTGCGTCTCGCATTCTGGGTAACCCTGGGTATCCCCACCAGCTTCCTCGGTGCACTGTTGTTCCTGCCGGCGATGGATATTTCCATCAATATGGTGAGCATGTTCGCGTTCATCATCGCCCTCGGTATCGTGGTGGACGATGCCATCATCGCTGGTGAAAACATCCACGAGTGGCGACAGAAAGGCTACAGCAATCTCGAGGCCGCAGTCGCCGGTGCCCGACAGGTATCGGTGCCACTGACATTTGCGATTCTCACCAACATCGTCGCCTTCCTGCCGCTGATGGAGCTGCCCGGATTTATGGGCAAAATCTTCGGCATCATTCCCTTCGTGGTGGCTTCAGTATTTGTGATCTCCTGGATTGAAGCGCTGTACATCCTGCCCGGACACCTGGCGCACTCCAAACGCGGTTACAAAAGCCGCACCGCGCGTCGCTTTGCCGCGCGCCAGAAAATGCTTGCACGCAGCCTAGACCGTTTTGTGGAGAAACGCTTCAAGCCCGCGCTGGATACCTGCGTCAAACATCGATATATCACCATCGCGGTTTCCGTTGCCATCCTCATCTTCATGTCCGCTTACGCCGGCAGTGGGCGTATGGGCTTTACGCTGATGCCGAAGGTGGAGCGGGATTCCGGCCGGGTGGAGGTGGTATTTCCTCCCGGTACCGCAGAAGCAGACCTGAATCGCGCCCGTCAGCAAATCATGGGCGCTGCAGATCGGATTCTGGAAGAGGTCGGGCGCGATGGGTTTTTCATCGGCATGCGCGGGCTGGTGCGCGATGACCAGGTCCAGGTGGATGTTTACCTCACGCCCGGTGATCAGCGGGAAGTTTCCACCGGCGACTTTGTCCGTCGCTGGCGGCAGGAAGTGGGCCCTGTTCCCGGTGCGCTCAGTTCCAGTTTTGCCAGTGATCGCGGCGGCCCCGGTGCAGGTCCGGCACTCACGGTCGAGTTGCGACATACGGACACGGATTTGTTGGAAGAGGCCGCCGCGCAACTGGCGACTGCGCTACGGGAGTTTCCGGCGGTGGGAGATATCGACTCCGGTGTTTCTCTCGGCAAGCGACAGCTGGACCTGACCCTGACCGATACCGCAAAAAGCCTCGGTCTCAATGCCGAAGATATCGGGCGTCAGTTACGCGCATCCTTGTATGGTGCTGAAGCCATGCGCCAGCAGCGCGGGCGGGATCAGGTAAAAGTGATGGTGCGGTTGCCGGAATCGGAACGGGTCACACTGGATGATGTGAACAACATCATGATCCAGGCGGCCGATGGTATCTGGCTGCCGTTACCGGATCTGGTAGAAGTGGATCAGGGCCGCGCCTATGCCACCATCAATCGCCGTGCGGGACGGCGGGTGACCACCGTTACCGCGGAAGTGGTTCCGGCAGATCAGGCGGCACTGGTGATCAACGAGCTGAACCAGAGCGTGATGCCACGCCTGCAAGCGCAGTATCCGGGATTGAGCATTTCTTACGAGGGACGGCAGCGGGATGAACGTGAAGGGCTGGCTTCACTGGGGCTGACTTTTACGCTGACATTGGCTGCGCTGTATTTTCTGCTGGCAATTCCGCTGAAGAGCTATATCCAGCCGCTGACGGTAATGGTGGCGATTCCGTTTGGGGTGATCGGTGCGCTGTTGGGGCATCTGATCATGGGCTATGGTCTCAGCATGGTGAGCCTGCTGGGGATGGTGGCGCTGGCGGGGGTTGTGATCAACGATACGCTGGTGATGATCGAGTATGGCAACCGTTTGCGGGAGGAGGGGACACCGATTACCGAGGCGATCAAGGCGGCCGCAGCGCGGCGTTTCCGTCCGATTATTCTCACCACGGTGACCACGTTCTGTGGCCTGATGCCGATGATTTTTGAAACGTCGGTACAGGCGAAGTTTATGATTCCGATGGCGGTGTCGCTGGGCTATGGCATTCTGGCGGCAACCACCATCTCACTGTTGCTGGTGCCTTGTCTGTATCTGATGTTTTCCAAGGATATTCCCGCGCTTTTCGGACTTTTGAAAAGTAAAACTCAGGGGAAGGTAGCTTCGTAG